A region of Paractinoplanes abujensis DNA encodes the following proteins:
- a CDS encoding PspC domain-containing protein — protein sequence MTIGGHNRGGAITTAVNPPSRRLYRPRDHRVIAGVASGLAQHLGVPVLVVRIALVVLLGFNGLGLLLYAAFWAVLPQQVVTADPPQRRDLAMLLPFGAIGLGVVLLQALVFDDSVAGTAGWLIAVTAVGAGIIWHQSDPTRRHLGGAVPQQPWLAAVVAESDRRFFLFRFIGGGVLVATGIIGVVAVYAPAGSLTAVVNGVIFALVGLLGVGVVAAPLLWRMFNQLRAEREGRIREQERAELAAMIHDQVLHTLALIQRNSADIKEVQRLARGQERSLRNWLYKPSASPTERFAAALEQAAAEVEDTYAISVETVVVGDTECDERVAALVAAAREALVNAARHAGVSTVSLYAEVEESELSVFVRDRGAGFDMAGVQESRHGVRGSIIGRMQRHGGKAEIRSAVGDGTEVRLTLPASRESVAAAKEAAR from the coding sequence GTGACGATCGGAGGACACAACCGAGGAGGGGCCATCACCACCGCCGTCAACCCGCCGTCACGCCGGCTGTACCGGCCGCGCGACCACCGCGTCATCGCGGGCGTCGCGTCGGGCCTGGCGCAGCACCTGGGCGTTCCCGTGCTGGTCGTGCGCATCGCGTTGGTGGTGCTGCTCGGCTTCAACGGCCTCGGCCTCCTGCTCTACGCCGCGTTCTGGGCCGTGCTCCCGCAGCAGGTCGTCACGGCCGATCCGCCGCAGCGCCGCGACCTGGCCATGCTGCTGCCGTTCGGCGCGATCGGCCTCGGTGTCGTGCTGCTGCAGGCGCTCGTCTTCGACGACAGCGTGGCCGGCACCGCCGGCTGGCTGATCGCGGTCACCGCGGTCGGCGCCGGCATCATCTGGCATCAGTCCGACCCCACCCGCCGTCACCTGGGCGGCGCGGTCCCGCAGCAGCCGTGGCTGGCCGCGGTGGTGGCCGAGAGCGACCGCCGCTTCTTCCTGTTCCGCTTCATCGGCGGCGGGGTGCTGGTGGCCACGGGCATCATCGGTGTCGTCGCCGTCTACGCCCCCGCGGGCAGCCTGACCGCCGTGGTCAACGGTGTGATCTTCGCGCTGGTCGGCCTGCTCGGGGTGGGTGTCGTGGCCGCGCCGCTGCTGTGGCGCATGTTCAACCAGCTGCGGGCCGAGCGTGAGGGCCGCATCCGCGAGCAGGAGCGGGCCGAGCTGGCCGCCATGATCCACGATCAGGTGCTGCACACGCTGGCCCTGATCCAGCGCAACTCGGCCGACATCAAAGAGGTGCAGCGACTGGCCCGCGGCCAGGAGCGCAGCCTGCGCAACTGGCTCTACAAGCCGTCCGCCTCGCCCACCGAGCGCTTCGCGGCCGCCCTCGAGCAGGCCGCGGCCGAGGTCGAGGACACGTACGCGATCAGCGTGGAGACCGTCGTGGTGGGCGACACCGAGTGCGATGAGCGGGTGGCCGCCCTGGTCGCCGCCGCCCGCGAGGCGCTGGTCAACGCGGCCCGCCACGCCGGGGTGTCGACGGTGTCGCTCTACGCCGAGGTCGAGGAGAGCGAGCTGAGCGTCTTCGTGCGCGACCGCGGCGCCGGTTTCGACATGGCCGGCGTGCAGGAGTCGCGGCACGGCGTGCGAGGCTCCATCATCGGGCGAATGCAGCGGCACGGCGGCAAGGCGGAGATCCGCAGCGCCGTCGGCGACGGCACAGAGGTCCGGCTGACCCTCCCCGCGTCCCGGGAGAGCGTGGCAGCCGCTAAGGAGGCAGCACGATGA
- a CDS encoding CDP-alcohol phosphatidyltransferase family protein, with the protein MRRSGSLARQALVRVGGRNTGRAATATRAEVIYTGAPVVPHLAIPAPVEVEESARSTSLLPGEQTAARRVRFAIVQGCTLASLALGMLAIVLAMHDEVRLAAAFLVACVVFDGVDGALARKLGVQSPFGAQMDSLADMCSFGLAAPVVVYASLAHSVPTPAAAVACMLVAGCAAIRLARFNVSPKDGTFFSGVPTTLVAAVLALTVLIDLPLPGAVILGGVALLAFAMVSSFPYAKLARLVKLPAWFWLLPVVGALVDARLTFVMLVAAYLVSGPIMWMRAKRV; encoded by the coding sequence TTGCGCCGCAGCGGAAGTCTCGCGCGGCAGGCCCTGGTACGGGTGGGTGGCCGCAATACCGGCCGCGCCGCCACCGCCACCCGGGCCGAGGTGATCTACACCGGGGCGCCCGTCGTTCCGCACCTGGCCATCCCGGCGCCCGTCGAGGTCGAGGAATCAGCCCGGAGCACGTCGCTTCTTCCCGGCGAGCAGACCGCGGCCCGCCGCGTCCGCTTCGCCATCGTGCAGGGGTGCACCCTGGCCAGCCTGGCCCTGGGCATGCTGGCCATCGTGCTGGCCATGCACGACGAGGTCCGCCTGGCCGCCGCCTTCCTGGTCGCCTGCGTGGTCTTCGACGGCGTCGACGGCGCCCTGGCCCGCAAGCTGGGCGTGCAGAGCCCGTTCGGCGCGCAGATGGACTCGCTGGCCGACATGTGCTCGTTCGGCCTGGCCGCGCCCGTGGTGGTCTACGCCTCCCTGGCCCACTCGGTGCCCACCCCGGCCGCCGCGGTGGCCTGCATGCTGGTCGCCGGCTGCGCCGCGATCCGGCTGGCCCGCTTCAACGTCTCGCCCAAGGACGGCACGTTCTTCAGTGGCGTCCCGACGACGCTGGTCGCGGCCGTGCTCGCCCTCACCGTGCTGATCGACCTGCCACTGCCCGGCGCGGTCATCCTGGGCGGGGTGGCGCTGCTCGCCTTCGCGATGGTCTCCAGCTTCCCGTACGCCAAACTCGCGCGCCTGGTCAAGCTGCCGGCTTGGTTCTGGCTGCTGCCCGTGGTCGGCGCCCTGGTCGACGCCCGCCTCACGTTCGTCATGCTGGTCGCGGCCTACCTGGTCAGCGGGCCCATCATGTGGATGCGAGCCAAGCGAGTTTGA
- a CDS encoding PspC domain-containing protein, translating to MNDEAAESRGPSRPPQDVPASAADAPTPPATSTPAPAEPPTADLRAEAVPDDPGPATEPGPATEPGPATEPGPATEPGPATEPGPATEPGPATEPGPGAGNPPPWFPPAGGGPDAGPFFSRDAFSRDKLVRPRQGRYVAGVCGALARATNTDPVLWRVLLAVLGVLSGVGVLLYLIGWLVMPAEGDTASPIESLLGKGRSGMAPASVILLGGAAVLTFAFIVQDGVRASLLACAVIVGAILLIKRSGSGQQQPAAFPAQAPPAPPGPFEPSPFEKTAEFGTVPPPPGPPPAAAPPTEPMTPAPPPYAPPTSGYRPPFAPHGPYARPTPVTYAPGRVPPPPPAAPKPPKVKRERSKLGRLTFFAALMVIGVIAAIDTAGASVAVSVYFAGALVTVALGLVVGAWLGRARGLIALGILLSIGLLISTGTERWGAEVGNSVYRPASAAGVADRYDFTAGSATLDLRQVNFTGQEQNVVVTMKFGQIRVLLPENVDTTTLLQVQNGRAVVFGQKFEDGEVSAQNLIDLGRDGAGGGTLNLDLQMDTGNVEVIR from the coding sequence ATGAACGACGAAGCTGCCGAGTCGCGGGGCCCGTCCCGTCCGCCACAGGACGTGCCGGCGTCCGCCGCCGACGCACCCACCCCGCCGGCGACTTCAACGCCGGCTCCCGCCGAGCCGCCGACCGCCGACCTGCGCGCCGAGGCCGTCCCCGACGATCCCGGTCCCGCCACCGAGCCCGGTCCCGCCACCGAGCCCGGTCCCGCCACCGAGCCCGGTCCCGCCACCGAGCCCGGTCCCGCCACCGAGCCCGGTCCCGCCACCGAGCCCGGTCCCGCTACCGAGCCCGGTCCCGGTGCCGGTAATCCGCCGCCGTGGTTCCCGCCGGCCGGTGGCGGTCCCGACGCGGGCCCGTTCTTCTCCCGTGACGCCTTCTCCCGCGACAAGCTGGTGCGCCCCCGCCAGGGCCGTTACGTGGCCGGCGTCTGCGGCGCCCTGGCCCGGGCCACGAACACCGACCCGGTGCTGTGGCGCGTGCTGCTGGCCGTGCTGGGCGTGCTCAGCGGCGTCGGTGTGCTGCTCTACCTGATCGGCTGGCTGGTCATGCCGGCCGAGGGCGACACCGCCTCGCCGATCGAGTCGCTGCTCGGCAAGGGCCGCTCCGGCATGGCCCCGGCCTCGGTGATCCTGCTCGGTGGCGCGGCCGTCCTGACCTTCGCCTTCATCGTCCAGGACGGGGTGCGGGCCAGCCTTCTGGCCTGCGCGGTCATCGTCGGCGCGATCCTGCTGATCAAGCGCAGCGGCAGCGGTCAGCAGCAGCCGGCCGCCTTTCCCGCGCAGGCCCCGCCGGCACCGCCCGGCCCGTTCGAGCCCAGCCCGTTCGAGAAGACGGCCGAGTTCGGCACTGTTCCGCCCCCGCCCGGTCCGCCGCCCGCGGCCGCACCGCCCACGGAGCCGATGACCCCCGCGCCCCCGCCGTACGCCCCGCCCACCAGCGGTTATCGGCCGCCGTTCGCACCCCACGGCCCGTACGCCCGGCCCACCCCGGTCACGTATGCGCCCGGTCGCGTCCCGCCCCCGCCGCCGGCCGCGCCCAAGCCGCCGAAGGTCAAGCGCGAGCGGTCCAAGCTGGGCCGGCTCACGTTCTTCGCCGCGCTCATGGTGATCGGCGTGATCGCCGCTATCGACACGGCCGGCGCGAGCGTCGCCGTCTCGGTGTACTTCGCGGGCGCCCTGGTCACCGTCGCGCTCGGCCTGGTCGTCGGGGCCTGGCTGGGCCGCGCTCGCGGGCTGATCGCGCTGGGCATCCTGCTCTCGATCGGCCTGCTCATCTCGACCGGCACCGAGCGCTGGGGCGCCGAGGTAGGTAACAGCGTCTACCGCCCGGCCTCGGCGGCCGGGGTGGCCGACCGGTACGACTTCACCGCCGGCAGCGCCACGCTCGACCTCCGTCAGGTGAATTTCACCGGCCAGGAGCAGAACGTGGTCGTCACCATGAAGTTCGGGCAGATCCGCGTGCTGCTGCCCGAGAACGTCGACACCACCACGCTGCTCCAGGTGCAGAACGGGAGGGCCGTGGTGTTCGGTCAGAAGTTCGAGGACGGCGAGGTCAGCGCACAGAACTTGATCGACCTCGGGCGCGACGGCGCCGGTGGTGGCACCCTCAACCTGGACCTGCAGATGGACACGGGCAACGTGGAGGTCATCCGATGA
- a CDS encoding response regulator, which yields MTEVQDTGTDRRLTVFLVDDHAMFRAGVRAELGAHVEVVGEASSVAEAVSKIAAIEPDVVLLDVHMPDGGGRAVLDAMRRSHPHVKFLALSVSDAAEDVIGLIRAGARGYVTKTISPDELAAAIRRVADGDAVFSPRLAGFVLDAFASRPDVPVADPELDQLTNREREVLRLLARGYAYKEIAKELFISIKTVETHVSNVLRKLQMSNRYELSRWAADRRLV from the coding sequence ATGACGGAGGTTCAGGACACCGGGACCGATCGGCGGCTCACCGTCTTCCTGGTCGACGACCACGCGATGTTCCGGGCCGGCGTGCGCGCCGAGCTGGGCGCGCACGTCGAGGTGGTGGGCGAGGCGAGTTCCGTGGCCGAAGCGGTCAGCAAGATCGCGGCGATCGAGCCCGACGTGGTGCTGCTCGACGTGCACATGCCCGACGGCGGCGGCCGCGCGGTGCTCGACGCCATGCGCCGCAGCCACCCCCACGTCAAGTTCCTGGCCCTCTCGGTCTCCGACGCCGCCGAGGACGTGATCGGCCTGATCCGGGCGGGCGCCCGGGGCTACGTGACCAAGACGATCTCGCCCGACGAGCTGGCCGCGGCGATCCGCCGGGTGGCCGACGGCGACGCGGTGTTCAGCCCCCGGCTGGCCGGCTTCGTGCTCGACGCCTTCGCCTCGCGGCCCGACGTGCCGGTCGCCGACCCCGAGCTCGACCAGCTCACCAACCGCGAGCGCGAGGTGCTGCGCCTGCTTGCACGGGGATACGCGTACAAGGAAATCGCCAAGGAACTCTTCATCTCCATCAAGACGGTGGAGACACATGTCTCGAACGTCCTGCGGAAGCTGCAAATGAGCAACCGTTACGAATTGTCACGATGGGCGGCTGATCGACGGCTCGTCTGA
- a CDS encoding phosphatidylserine decarboxylase: MTPFPAVSRAPIVGVGATAARALTAEFARHNAATTAIVAGADHASPVVASAVEALLPGDRLTLVAGERSTADLLRDHIAGLGSWIADRVQVVETLDEAGQADVVIVGEPLTGTAADARDLLDRLGKHLSDGGVVTLAVPATPGRTGGAAAELFRQSALFGVGSDLVLRNPSPLRVHKLRFTAAGTAVADTLAPAYRPSSVPVTRGMHIDSNGVAAAGIALGLAAVARVARPKSKLWLLPALAAAPVAAFFRDPERELPDDPSAVVAASDGRVLSVERMADERIGPGEFLRIAVFLSVLDVHVNRVPVAGRVTDYFVEDGGYANAMTAAAEHNVAAYTVLDTEHGPVGVVQRTGLIARRIVQRVPVGTLVARGERMGLIRFGSRTDVYLPADRAEALVSVNDKVIGGASVIARWL, translated from the coding sequence ATGACTCCGTTCCCCGCCGTGTCCCGTGCACCCATCGTCGGAGTCGGCGCCACGGCCGCCCGCGCCCTCACCGCCGAGTTCGCCCGTCACAACGCGGCCACCACCGCGATCGTGGCGGGCGCCGACCACGCCTCGCCCGTCGTGGCCAGCGCGGTCGAGGCCCTGCTGCCGGGCGACCGTCTCACCCTGGTCGCCGGCGAGCGCAGCACGGCCGACCTGCTGCGTGATCACATCGCCGGGCTGGGCAGCTGGATCGCCGACCGGGTGCAGGTGGTCGAGACGCTCGACGAGGCCGGCCAGGCCGACGTGGTGATCGTCGGCGAGCCGCTCACCGGCACCGCCGCCGACGCGCGTGACCTGCTCGACCGTCTGGGCAAGCACCTGAGCGACGGCGGCGTGGTCACGCTGGCCGTGCCGGCCACCCCGGGCCGCACGGGCGGGGCCGCGGCCGAGCTGTTCCGCCAGAGTGCGCTCTTCGGCGTCGGCTCCGACCTCGTGCTCCGCAACCCGTCACCGCTGCGCGTGCACAAGCTGCGGTTCACCGCGGCCGGCACCGCGGTCGCCGACACGCTGGCCCCGGCCTACCGCCCGTCCAGCGTGCCGGTCACCCGGGGCATGCACATCGACTCCAACGGTGTGGCCGCCGCCGGCATCGCCCTCGGCCTGGCCGCCGTGGCCCGTGTGGCCCGGCCCAAGTCGAAGCTCTGGCTGCTCCCCGCGCTGGCCGCGGCCCCGGTCGCGGCGTTCTTCCGCGACCCCGAGCGCGAGCTGCCGGACGACCCGTCAGCGGTGGTCGCAGCGTCCGACGGCCGGGTGCTGTCGGTCGAACGGATGGCCGACGAGCGGATCGGCCCGGGCGAGTTCCTGCGCATCGCCGTGTTCCTGTCCGTGCTCGACGTGCACGTCAACCGGGTGCCGGTGGCCGGGCGGGTGACCGACTACTTCGTCGAGGACGGCGGCTACGCCAACGCCATGACCGCCGCCGCCGAGCACAACGTAGCGGCGTACACGGTGCTCGACACCGAGCACGGCCCCGTGGGAGTCGTCCAGCGTACGGGCCTGATCGCCCGCCGCATCGTGCAGCGCGTCCCGGTGGGCACGCTGGTCGCCCGGGGCGAACGCATGGGCCTGATCCGCTTCGGTTCCCGCACCGACGTCTACCTGCCCGCCGACCGGGCCGAGGCGCTGGTCAGCGTCAACGACAAGGTCATCGGCGGGGCGTCGGTCATCGCCCGCTGGCTCTAG
- a CDS encoding HEAT repeat domain-containing protein, with protein MRDVVLRLSTDWSGARAELISRGAEAVGPLIAELSDEASPVQWHHPGGILRELGRLAFAPLAEAIGSAATPEVARRLGWAFMGFGVDLLDDYTGALAHPSARVRETAALGIQYCREFGAPAVPALVGLLDDPDAEVRQRVVWALGEIGQAAASELRWVRRHGPGRRRAAALRALAGIGGFEALAEPDRAAVERLIRVKLVDERIEGEEPHGRWLALPTGDQTAVLEALALSSPRPATMRLGRAVAGAASHGSVREEWRRAVVFVSPQLDGWTLVFGHWADDDSEHEGLRRLSTRFGRAQAYWYDDHTGSSGWTVAENGILVRHYSDIGDEPIGERLPIERGKLTNTDLEELPVDRWPDDDAGICDALAVAAAMSISPSELGPETLVRGNGVLAVTEAGRDLVGCPAGAFPI; from the coding sequence GTGCGCGACGTGGTATTGCGACTGTCGACCGACTGGTCCGGTGCGCGGGCCGAGTTGATCTCCCGCGGCGCGGAGGCGGTCGGGCCGCTGATCGCTGAACTGTCCGACGAGGCGTCGCCGGTCCAGTGGCACCACCCCGGCGGGATTTTGCGTGAGCTCGGCCGGCTGGCGTTCGCCCCGCTGGCCGAGGCTATCGGCAGCGCCGCCACACCCGAGGTCGCGCGGCGCCTGGGCTGGGCGTTCATGGGCTTCGGAGTCGATCTTCTCGACGACTACACGGGCGCGCTGGCCCACCCGAGCGCCCGGGTGCGAGAGACCGCCGCCCTCGGCATTCAGTACTGCCGAGAGTTCGGCGCCCCCGCGGTGCCCGCCCTTGTCGGGTTGCTCGACGACCCGGACGCGGAAGTGCGTCAGCGGGTCGTCTGGGCGCTCGGCGAGATCGGTCAAGCTGCCGCCTCGGAACTGCGGTGGGTACGCCGGCACGGTCCGGGCCGGCGCCGGGCTGCCGCGCTGCGGGCGCTGGCCGGGATCGGGGGCTTCGAGGCGTTGGCCGAGCCGGACCGGGCGGCGGTGGAACGCCTCATCCGGGTGAAGCTGGTCGACGAGCGGATCGAGGGCGAGGAGCCGCACGGGCGCTGGCTCGCCCTGCCGACCGGGGATCAGACCGCGGTGCTGGAGGCGCTCGCCCTGTCGTCGCCCCGTCCCGCCACGATGCGGCTCGGCCGGGCGGTGGCGGGGGCGGCCAGCCACGGTTCGGTGCGGGAGGAGTGGCGCCGGGCGGTGGTGTTCGTGAGCCCCCAACTGGACGGCTGGACCCTGGTGTTCGGTCACTGGGCCGACGACGACAGCGAGCATGAGGGGCTTCGCCGGCTGAGCACCCGGTTCGGCCGGGCCCAGGCGTACTGGTACGACGACCACACGGGTTCCTCAGGCTGGACCGTGGCCGAGAACGGCATCCTGGTCCGGCACTACTCGGACATCGGCGACGAGCCGATCGGGGAGCGCCTGCCGATCGAGCGGGGAAAGCTCACCAACACCGACCTCGAGGAGCTGCCGGTCGACCGGTGGCCGGACGACGACGCCGGCATCTGTGACGCGTTGGCGGTGGCCGCCGCGATGTCGATCTCACCGTCGGAGCTGGGACCCGAGACCCTCGTACGGGGAAACGGGGTCCTCGCTGTGACGGAAGCCGGCCGGGACCTCGTCGGGTGCCCGGCCGGCGCCTTTCCGATCTAG